A genomic window from Brassica oleracea var. oleracea cultivar TO1000 chromosome C8, BOL, whole genome shotgun sequence includes:
- the LOC106307431 gene encoding protein BASIC PENTACYSTEINE2-like: protein MDDDGFRNWGYYEPAAATFKGNLGLQLMSSADRNTKPFLPGRDPNLMIGQNGSYHHPEPPIHMSYNWINQQKDKFFNMLPVTATPNYGNALPETSSAPSMHHHQTEDDPVKCEEEEEIVQPNKKRKPNSKAGTATTKGKKPRKPKEENDSKTNVSRVKPAKKSVDLVINGVNMDISGLPVPVCTCTGAPQQCYRWGCGGWQSACCTTNISMHPLPMSTKRRGARISGRKMSQGAFKKVLEKLSSDGFNFGNPIDLKSHWARHGTNKFVTIR from the coding sequence ATGGATGACGATGGGTTTCGCAATTGGGGTTACTACGAACCAGCAGCTGCTACGTTCAAAGGTAACCTCGGTTTGCAGCTAATGTCAAGCGCTGACCGGAACACTAAACCGTTTCTACCCGGTCGAGATCCGAATCTAATGATTGGCCAAAACGGGTCATACCACCACCCTGAGCCTCCCATCCACATGAGCTACAACTGGATTAACCAACAGAAGGACAAGTTCTTCAACATGTTACCTGTAACAGCAACTCCTAATTACGGAAATGCCCTCCCCGAAACTTCATCAGCCCCGTCCATGCATCATCATCAAACCGAGGATGACCCGGTTAAGTGCGAAGAAGAGGAAGAGATTGTTCAGCCTAACAAGAAGAGAAAGCCTAACTCAAAAGCAGGCACGGCGACAACAAAGGGGAAGAAGCCTCGTAAACCAAAAGAGGAGAACGACAGCAAGACTAACGTTTCGCGAGTCAAACCGGCTAAGAAAAGCGTTGACTTGGTTATCAACGGAGTGAACATGGACATTTCCGGTTTACCTGTACCGGTCTGCACTTGCACCGGAGCTCCTCAGCAATGCTACCGTTGGGGATGTGGCGGTTGGCAGTCTGCGTGTTGCACCACGAACATATCGATGCATCCGTTGCCTATGAGTACCAAACGCCGCGGAGCGAGGATCTCGGGGAGGAAGATGAGTCAAGGAGCGTTTAAGAAGGTTCTTGAGAAACTTTCTTCTGATGGGTTTAACTTTGGGAACCCCATTGATCTTAAGAGCCATTGGGCTAGACATGGGACTAACAAGTTCGTCACCATCAGATGA
- the LOC106308924 gene encoding uncharacterized protein LOC106308924: MAKPSGAVVMSPYSLFSSDNLGVIITSVQLKGDNYNKWAMEMVNALRAKKKMGFVDGSLPKPDENHKDLEAWLCNNSMIMGWIQTSIESRVRSTVTFITDAHKLWENLKKRFDVGNKMRIHQLMEQLTSCRQNGQAVIDYYGRMAVMWEELQTYRPPPACTCSAAATYEKEHEDERVHQFIMGLDDSRFGNVVTAIIEADDLPDLGKTYAKVIREEARLNASKTRESSQEAIGFTARKEPQQRESRETNLGSARSEGSKSRDRVCYHCGKPGHEKSSCWQLVGYPKWVTDKQRGRGGSRGTGRGYGRGGGRGTAHDRSSKTLIGAGEERDGVYYFKDVTMAKGNKSQSKVDQLLWHQRLGHPAFSVFPMVSGVKDNVCSNVCGPYRVPSSSGAVYLLTIVDDYSRAVWTYLLVAKSEVRKVVERFCKYTEKQFDKSVQMLTVKFWGEAILSANHVLMTPSKILQGKSLYEVLFSKKPLYNSLRVFGPLCYVHRKDKSRDKFGPRSIKCIFVGYPFGKKGWRVYDVETNEFLVSRDVVFKVDVFPYKEAVLTQVDEGNLTGGPDDDWIIHSVRDTEDRGSDPIDVVHITKEKQGVVVTEQEDDQVEGESSNVATPENEAAKIDETNDTDKAGDSTSDQ; this comes from the exons ATGGCTAAGCCAAGTGGGGCTGTTGTGATGTCTCCATATTCTCTGTTTTCCTCAGACAATCTCGGCGTCATAATCACATCTGTGCAGCTCAAAGGAGACAATTACAACAAGTGGGCGATGGAGATGGTGAATGCGTTGAGGGCAAAGAAGAAGATGGGTTTTGTTGATGGAAGCTTGCCAAAACCAGACGAGAATCATAAGGACTTGGAGGCGTGGTTGTGCAATAATTCCATGATCATGGGATGGATACAGACGTCAATCGAATCAAGAGTTAGGTCTACGGTAACGTTCATTACAGATGCTCACAAATTGTGGGAGAATCTCAAGAAGAGATTTGATGTTGGGAACAAAATGCGTATACATCAGTTAATGGAGCAACTCACTTCGTGTCGACAGAATGGCCAAGCCGTGATTGATTACTATGGACGTATGGCGGTTATGTGGGAAGAGCTACAGACATACAGACCACCGCCTGCGTGTACGTGCTCTGCTGCAGCAACATATGAAAAGGAGCACGAGGATGAAAGAGTTCATCAGTTCATTATGGGACTAGATGATTCAAGGTTTGGGAATGTTGTGACAGCTATCATAGAAGCTGATGACTTACCTGACCTTGGTAAAACGTATGCGAAAGTTATCAGGGAGGAAGCCAGACTCAACGCTTCTAAAACTCGAGAGTCAAGCCAGGAGGCAATTGGCTTTACTGCCAGAAAAGAACCTCAACAGAGAGAAAGTCGTGAAACCAATCTTGGTAGTGCGCGAAGTGAAGGGAGCAAGTCTAGAGATAGAGTCTGTTATCATTGTGGGAAACCAGGCCATGAGAAGAGTTCTTGTTGGCAGCTTGTGGGTTATCCAAAGTGGGTCACTGATAAACAAAGAGGACGTGGTGGAAGCAGAGGCACCGGTCGAGGTTATGGCAGAGGCGGTGGACGAGGAACTGCCCAC GACCGTTCTTCGAAGACTTTGATTGGAGCAGGTGAAGAACGTGATGGGGTGTACTACTTCAAGGATGTTACAATGGCGAAAGGCAACAAGTCTCAGAGCAAAGTTGATCAGTTGTTGTGGCATCAAAGACTTGGACACCCGGCTTTTTCAGTTTTTCCTATGGTTTCTGGTGTTAAGGATAATGTTTGCTCCA ATGTATGTGGTCCTTACCGAGTGCCTTCATCATCTGGTGCAGTATATTTGTTAACAATAGTAGATGACTACTCTAGGGCTGTATGGACCTACTTGTTAGTCGCAAAATCTGAAGTTCGAAAGGTGGTAGAAAGGTTCTGTAAGTATACAGAGAAACAATTTGATAAGAGTGTCCAGATG CTAACTGTCAAGTTTTGGGGAGAAGCAATATTATCAGCAAATCATGTCCTTATGACTCCTTCAAAGATTCTTCAAGGAAAGTCACTGTATGAAGTTTTATTCAGCAAGAAGCCACTGTATAACTCATTAAGGGTGTTTGGTCCGTTGTGCTATGTGCATAGGAAGGACAAAAGCAGAGATAAGTTTGGTCCTAGAAGCATAAAATGTATCTTCGTGGGTTATCCATTTGGCAAAAAGGGATGGCGAGTATATGATGTTGAGACAAATGAGTTCCTTGTGTCCAGGGATGTAGTGTTTAAGGTGGATGTGTTTCCTTATAAAGAAGCAGTGTTGACTCAGGTAGATGAAGGCAACTTGACTGGGGGACCTGATGATGATTGGATCATTCATTCTGTCAGAGATACTGAAGACAGGGGGAGTGATCCCATTGATGTGGTTCATATCACAAAAGAGAAGCAAGGCGTGGTTGTTACAGAACAAGAAGATGATCAGGTAGAGGGTGAGAGTTCTAATGTAGCAACTCCAGAAAATGAGGCTGCAAAGATCGACGAGACAAATGACACAGATAAAGCTGGTGATAGTACCAGTGATCAGTAG
- the LOC106308923 gene encoding uncharacterized protein LOC106308923, producing MLQIAFYLSCGATACYLWGRRIKGEADSFSSITRVVDFKRLDDLLKEKASKLLVVVSGKVASAATPSNGKHEDGPLGAVFNAKVEMGRGTKLEDDGSGWITKSQNFLFQVKRSPWYLEDSTGVVKVVGAEAAGDFLDALTPHFDMSLSEIFDSIVEPQQGSQTIFRASLDTGTSLTIIGEAARDEAGNLTIQNPNEQPFRIFSGEGSFDKMVANLKSNSEFYFFYSKIFGTIAFAIVVFKGVSFIRRVLRERAENADSDNEENP from the exons ATGCTTCAGATTGCTTTTTATTTGTCATGCGGTGCCACAGCATGTTACCTCTGGGGCCGTAGAATTAAAGG GGAAGCTGACTCTTTTAGCAGTATCACACGTGTGGTAGACTTCAAACGGTTAG ATGATTTGCTTAAAGAGAAAGCCTCGAAGCTCCTTGTTGTTGTGTCCGGAAAAGTTGCTTCTGCGGCAACGCCCTCGAATGGCAAACATGAGGATGGTCCTTTGGGTGCTGTTTTTAATGCTAAG GTCGAAATGGGGCGTGGGACCAAGTTGGAGGATGATGGTAGTGGTTGGATAACCAAGTCTCAGAATTTTCTGTTTCAAGTAAAGCGTAGTCCTTGGTATCTT GAAGACAGTACTGGTGTGGTGAAAGTAGTGGGAGCTGAAGCTGCTGGTGACTTTCTTGATGCTCTGACACCGCATTTTGATATGTCACTAAGTGAAATCTTTGATAGTATTGTAGAACCTCAACAAGGCTCTCAG ACGATTTTTCGGGCTTCTCTCGATACTGGTACCTCCTTAACTATTATTGGCGAG GCTGCTAGAGACGAAGCTGGTAATCTCACGATTCAAAACCCCAATGAACAGCCTTTTAGGATCTTCAGTGGAGAGGGCTCGTTTGATAAAATGGTTGCCAACTTGAAGTCAAATTCAGA GTTTTATTTTTTCTATTCCAAGATCTTTGGAACTATTGCTTTTGCTATAGTCGTTTTTAAAGGCGTGAGTTTCATAAGAAGGGTTTTACGTGAGAGAGCAGAGAATGCTGATTCAGACAACGAAGAAAACCCATGA
- the LOC106307792 gene encoding purple acid phosphatase 3, translating to MASSKYKPINFIFHVFYLIFIFSAHSSTAELKRLLQPAKPDGRVSFLVIGDWGRGGSYNQSNVALQMGEVGEKLNIDFVISTGDNFYDNGLLGLDDPAFQDSFTNIYNASSLQKPWYTVLGNHDYRGDVEAQLSPMLRAMDNRWVCMRSFVVNAEIVEFLFIDTTPFVDKYFVQPNKHVYDWRGVLPRQTYLNNLLQEVDVALKESTAKWKIVVGHHTIKSAGHHRNTIELEKQLLPILHANDVDLYVNGHDHCLEHISSVESKIQFMTSGGGSKAWKGDVNHLDPQELKFYYDGQGFMSVDISEAELRAVFYDVSGNVLHQWKTYKESLYLTS from the exons ATGGCTTCTTCGAAATACAAACCTATAAACTTCATATTTCATGTTTTTTATTTGATTTTTATTTTCTCCGCCCATAGTTCCACGGCGGAGCTCAAGAGGCTACTGCAACCAGCTAAACCAGATGGTAGAGTAAGCTTTCTCGTCATCGGAGACTGGGGAAGGGGAGGCTCCTATAATCAGTCTAACGTAGCTCTTCAG ATGGGAGAAGTTGGAGAAAAGTTAAATATAGATTTTGTAATATCTACCGGAGATAATTTTTACGACAATGGGTTACTTGGCTTGGATGATCCTGCATTTCAAGATTCTTTTACCAACATTTATAACGCGTCGAGCTTGCAAAAGCCTTGGTATACTG TTTTAGGAAACCATGACTATAGAGGTGACGTCGAGGCACAACTTAGCCCTATGCTAAGAGCTATGGACAACAGATGGGTCTGCATGAGATCTTTCGTCGTTAATGCTG AGATCGTCGAGTTTTTGTTCATCGACACAACTCCATTTGTCGATAAATACTTTGTCCAACCAAATAAGCATGTCTATGACTGGAGAGGAGTGTTACCCAGACAAACATATCTGAACAATCTCTTACAG GAAGTGGACGTGGCCTTGAAAGAGTCAACAGCAAAGTGGAAAATAGTGGTTGGTCACCACACGATCAAAAGCGCAGGCCACCACAGGAACACCATTGAATTGGAAAAGCAGCTTTTACCTATTCTTCAC GCGAATGACGTGGATCTCTACGTAAACGGACATGATCATTGCTTAGAACACATAAGCAGCGTGGAGAG TAAAATACAGTTCATGACGAGTGGAGGTGGATCAAAGGCTTGGAAAGGTGACGTAAACCACTTGGATCCACAAGAGCTGAAGTTTTACTACGACGGACAAGGATTCATGTCGGTTGACATTTCGGAGGCCGAACTGCGTGCCGTGTTTTATGATGTTTCTGGAAACGTTTTGCATCAGTGGAAGACTTACAAGGAGTCGCTTTATCTCACTTCCTAA
- the LOC106312430 gene encoding uncharacterized protein LOC106312430: MAMPPGNVAPGNWILDGRDGFISWIRGEFAAANAIIDSLCQHLIAIGDHNEYEGVVSAIQQRQSSWSQVLYMQHFFPIADVSYALEQAAWKRQQKTMMPQRHYNSDQIGGRRSGNGFNKHHHGGYRGGGTMVRNGHRSDSDGYKIESKLASGDKAVSVGEERRDGSEKLKSDNNLSSEQTQDEKDKECTASMAKTFVVQEMYEAKMVNVVEGLKLYDSMVDAKEVSQLISLANNLRNAGRRGQLQSDAFVGYKRPNRGHGREMIQLGLPIADTRPDDETIKERRIEPIPSFLSDIIERLVSNQFIPVKPDSCIIDFFNEGDHSQPHMFPPWFGRPVGILSLSECDLTFGRVIVSDQPGDYKGSLKLSLTPGSVLVVEGKSADLAKFAIHSIRKQRILITFTKSQPGNGLNWGPPPPLSRSPNHHNRQPKHYPVIPTTTGVLPTPSVQPVFIAPSPPLPPPMPFPGGGVVPGATSWPLLPHTRHQAPPQPRMPIPGTGVFLPPGSAQEQVEMKTKEGACNGNAADECGGGKQVN; this comes from the exons ATGGCAATGCCACCTGGCAATGTTGCTCCCGGAAACTGGATCCTGGACGGGAGAGACGGGTTCATCTCGTGGATCCGCGGGGAGTTCGCTGCGGCCAACGCGATCATTGACTCGCTCTGCCAGCATCTAATAGCGATTGGGGATCACAACGAATACGAGGGCGTGGTCTCAGCCATCCAACAGCGTCAATCGAGCTGGTCTCAGGTTCTTTATATGCAGCATTTTTTCCCCATCGCGGATGTTTCCTACGCTCTGGAGCAAGCTGCTTGGAAGCGGCAACAGAAGACGATGATGCCTCAAAGGCATTACAACTCCGATCAGATTGGAGGAAGGAGATCAGGGAATGGGTTTAACAAGCATCATCATGGTGGTTATAGAGGAGGTGGGACAATGGTGAGAAACGGGCATCGCTCGGATTCGGATGGTTACAAGATTGAATCTAAGCTAGCAAGTGGTGATAAGGCAGTATCTGTTGGTGAGGAGAGGAGAG ATGGTAGCGAGAAATTGAAGAGTGATAACAATCTCAGTTCTGAGCAGACGCAGGACGAGAAAGATAAAGAGTGTACCGCAAGCATGGCAAAGACTTTTGTTGTCCAAGAGATGTATGAAGCGAAAATG GTTAATGTTGTAGAAGGACTGAAGCTATACGATTCGATGGTCGACGCAAAGGAAGTTTCTCAACTCATTTCTCTTGCAAACAATCTGAGAAACGCTGGAAGAAGAGGTCAACTTCAAA GTGATGCATTTGTGGGCTATAAAAGGCCAAATAGAGGACATGGACGTGAGATGATCCAACTCGGTCTCCCCATTGCTGATACCAGGCCTGATGATGAGACTATCAAAG AGAGAAGAATAGAGCCAATCCCATCGTTCCTTTCAGACATCATTGAACGTTTGGTCTCAAATCAATTCATACCTGTGAAACCTGACTCATGCATCATTGATTTCTTCAACGAG GGAGATCACTCGCAGCCTCATATGTTCCCTCCCTGGTTTGGACGACCTGTTGGGATCTTGTCCTTATCGGAATGTGATTTGACATTTGGAAGAGTCATTGTCTCTGATCAACCAGGAGACTACAAGGGCTCTCTCAAGCTGTCCCTCACTCCCGG ATCGGTTCTTGTGGTGGAAGGCAAATCAGCAGATCTTGCTAAGTTTGCGATTCACTCAATCCGAAAGCAGAGGATTCTCATCACCTTCACCAAGTCTCAGCCGGGAAACGGACTTAACTGGGGTCCACCACCACCGCTTAGCAGATCGCCAAATCATCACAACCGTCAGCCAAAACATTACCCTGTTATCCCCACCACCACCGGTGTCTTGCCCACACCGTCTGTTCAGCCGGTTTTCATAGCACCTTCTCCTCCGCTTCCCCCTCCAATGCCGTTCCCAGGTGGTGGTGTCGTGCCTGGAGCAACAAGCTGGCCACTGCTGCCTCATACACGACACCAGGCGCCACCACAGCCTCGAATGCCCATCCCTGGAACCGGTGTCTTCCTCCCACCCGGTTCAGCTCAAGAACAGGTGGAAATGAAGACGAAAGAGGGAGCTTGTAACGGAAACGCTGCTGATGAGTGCGGTGGCGGTAAACAGGTCAATTAG